One Lachnospiraceae bacterium C1.1 genomic region harbors:
- the pyk gene encoding pyruvate kinase yields MENMIMDYFATMGPNCYKTETIEALINAGMTGIRLNLSHSSLADKAEWIDNLHTAEERTRKKLKFLIDLQGRELRINIKEDKLILNEGNIYTIGISNDCDIVVPEIMLSYFKEGQVLSLNDGVIQMEMVKIISNSSFKCLCKSGGELISGKSIAIKDQPIDMCPVSDADLANLKDAKKYGVNGIMQSFVYSKEDIIKLKNILNDYGLSDLLIYAKIECPEAIKNIDSIIDAADCIIIARGDLGNTMGLAAVPPLQKRIAQKCRDKGKPFMVVTEMLKSMIENKTPSRAEMSDIYNAILDGADSLMLTGETAVGKYPLEAMKALTSFSRI; encoded by the coding sequence ATGGAGAATATGATCATGGATTATTTTGCAACGATGGGACCAAACTGCTATAAAACAGAAACTATTGAAGCTTTGATCAATGCCGGTATGACGGGAATAAGACTAAACCTGTCTCATTCTTCGCTTGCCGATAAAGCTGAATGGATAGATAACCTCCATACTGCTGAGGAACGAACAAGAAAGAAGCTTAAATTTTTGATTGATCTGCAGGGTCGAGAGTTAAGAATAAATATAAAAGAAGATAAGCTTATCCTAAATGAGGGGAATATTTATACCATTGGAATATCAAACGACTGCGATATAGTTGTTCCGGAGATCATGCTGTCATATTTTAAGGAAGGTCAGGTTTTATCCTTGAATGATGGAGTAATTCAAATGGAAATGGTAAAAATAATTTCCAATAGTTCTTTTAAATGCCTTTGTAAATCCGGCGGTGAACTTATAAGCGGCAAGAGCATTGCCATAAAGGATCAGCCTATAGATATGTGTCCGGTTTCCGATGCCGACCTGGCTAACCTCAAGGATGCCAAAAAATATGGTGTAAACGGTATAATGCAGTCTTTTGTTTATTCAAAAGAGGATATAATCAAGCTTAAAAATATACTAAATGATTACGGACTTTCAGATCTTTTGATATATGCCAAGATAGAATGCCCTGAAGCAATAAAAAATATTGACTCGATTATAGATGCTGCTGATTGTATAATCATAGCAAGAGGTGACCTTGGAAATACCATGGGACTCGCTGCTGTCCCACCGCTGCAGAAGCGTATCGCACAAAAATGCCGCGATAAAGGCAAGCCTTTTATGGTTGTAACAGAAATGCTCAAAAGCATGATAGAAAATAAAACTCCAAGCAGGGCTGAAATGTCCGATATCTATAATGCTATTCTTGACGGTGCCGATTCCCTAATGCTCACAGGTGAAACCGCTGTCGGAAAATACCCGCTTGAAGCAATGAAAGCGTTAACTTCCTTTAGTCGCATATAA
- the tnpB gene encoding IS200/IS605 family element RNA-guided endonuclease TnpB, whose product MLKGMEFRIYPNRIQETTIQKTFGCSRVVYNSGLALRIEEYKNGKSVGYKETNSMLTTMKKTEEYSWLKEVDSIALQQSLRDLDKAYKNFFAKRASFPKFKSKHNHNKSYRTQNVGGNISVAGKYIKLPKLGYVKVRISMSVNGKINNATIKQTPSGKYFCVLNVEVPDVFYSNEGCMVGLDVGIKTFYTDSNDNSLPNPKKLTKSEKKLVKEQRKLSRMVKGSSNWNIQRIKVARVHEKITNQRNDFLHKESTKLVRENQIICIEDLNVKGMIRNHKLAKSISDVSWSKFFDMLEYKAIFYGAEIIRVPRFYPSSQTCNCCGYKNPNIKKLSIREWICPVCGTYHDRDANAAKNILKMGLSLRMTA is encoded by the coding sequence ATGCTCAAAGGAATGGAATTTAGAATATATCCCAACAGAATACAGGAAACAACAATCCAAAAAACTTTTGGATGTTCAAGAGTTGTATATAACTCAGGTCTTGCACTTCGGATAGAAGAATACAAGAATGGTAAATCTGTTGGATACAAAGAAACTAATTCCATGCTCACCACCATGAAGAAAACAGAAGAGTATTCATGGCTTAAAGAAGTTGACTCTATTGCTTTACAACAATCTCTTAGAGATTTGGATAAGGCTTATAAAAACTTCTTTGCAAAAAGAGCATCGTTTCCTAAATTCAAATCAAAACACAATCATAACAAGAGCTATCGTACTCAGAATGTTGGCGGTAATATTTCAGTTGCAGGAAAGTATATCAAACTTCCGAAACTTGGATATGTTAAAGTCAGGATTTCAATGTCTGTTAATGGAAAGATAAACAATGCTACCATTAAGCAGACTCCAAGCGGAAAGTATTTCTGTGTTCTTAATGTAGAAGTGCCAGATGTGTTCTATTCCAATGAAGGATGTATGGTAGGACTGGATGTTGGTATCAAAACTTTCTATACGGACAGTAATGATAATTCCCTTCCCAATCCGAAAAAACTTACTAAATCTGAAAAGAAACTTGTCAAGGAACAGCGCAAACTTTCAAGAATGGTCAAAGGTTCATCCAATTGGAATATACAGCGTATTAAAGTAGCAAGAGTGCATGAAAAAATCACAAACCAACGTAATGACTTTTTACATAAGGAATCTACAAAACTGGTGAGAGAAAACCAAATCATCTGTATTGAAGATCTGAATGTAAAAGGCATGATACGCAATCATAAACTCGCCAAGTCAATAAGCGACGTTTCATGGTCTAAGTTCTTTGATATGCTTGAATATAAAGCGATTTTCTATGGTGCTGAGATAATCAGAGTTCCAAGGTTCTACCCAAGCAGTCAGACTTGTAACTGCTGTGGATATAAGAATCCAAACATCAAAAAACTTAGTATTAGGGAATGGATATGCCCTGTTTGCGGCACATATCACGATAGAGATGCTAACGCTGCAAAAAACATACTTAAAATGGGTCTGTCACTTCGCATGACAGCTTAA
- a CDS encoding helix-turn-helix domain-containing protein, with the protein MTILELRQKTGLSQSQFAKKFHLNVRTVQTWEQGVRKTPEYVIWLIERVMELEEMLNAQRNGI; encoded by the coding sequence ATGACAATTTTAGAGCTACGTCAAAAAACAGGGCTTTCCCAAAGTCAATTTGCAAAAAAGTTTCACCTAAATGTGCGAACGGTACAAACTTGGGAACAGGGTGTTCGTAAAACTCCTGAATATGTAATATGGCTCATTGAAAGAGTCATGGAATTAGAGGAAATGTTAAATGCTCAAAGGAATGGAATTTAG
- the tnpA gene encoding IS200/IS605 family transposase, translated as MNKDYKHGNRNKYLLRYHLILVCKYRRHLLSANNISSDMKALAKTISDKHNVQIHYIEADKDHLHMMIEATPNINLSDYVRTLKSYTTFHIWEKYPTYLSKCFWKERTFWSDGYFISSIGEVSSDTLKHYIENQGKNT; from the coding sequence ATGAATAAAGATTATAAACATGGAAATCGAAATAAATATCTGCTTCGTTACCACCTAATTTTAGTATGCAAATATCGTAGGCATTTGTTAAGTGCTAATAATATCTCCTCAGATATGAAGGCTCTTGCAAAAACTATATCTGACAAGCATAATGTTCAAATACATTACATTGAAGCTGACAAAGACCACCTGCATATGATGATAGAAGCAACTCCCAATATCAATTTGTCAGACTATGTAAGAACTCTAAAATCGTACACTACCTTCCATATTTGGGAGAAGTACCCGACCTACCTTAGTAAGTGTTTTTGGAAAGAAAGAACATTTTGGTCGGACGGTTACTTCATAAGCAGCATAGGTGAAGTAAGTAGTGATACCCTGAAGCATTACATTGAAAATCAAGGTAAAAATACTTGA
- a CDS encoding right-handed parallel beta-helix repeat-containing protein yields MKKMEKKLCKILVCAAFTAVILNFAPKKEVYAQKYYISEEGNDSSDGSKKTPFATFKHALSQLKAGDTLLVKAGSYSEEIYIPSSLSGTDSQRITIKGYGHGDAIIDGDEKNVHLLEIDGASYITIEKLKFENAVGNDSAGICVYPGSKEIKLIKNEITDICITGDASEDNNANGIIVYGNSTKTISDIEIKKNYIHDLDTGYSEALSVAGNCEDIEIKNNTIENISNIGIDCSGNYGYCPDPKLDYPRDCSIEKNKVSKCVSPYATSYGIYVDGAHKIEIKKNKVENCSGGIEIGAENSQSVNAYAASDIDVERNKIYDSSETAIAVGGYEKNLGMVGKVSIKNNLCRRNGDKDGAAMVILSKCCDISFEKNRFFNDDGRGDVLYSEMPKEYTYNINFLNNKYANNDNDSFVLNNVELTSLEGWKKKG; encoded by the coding sequence ATGAAAAAGATGGAAAAGAAACTTTGTAAGATACTTGTGTGTGCTGCTTTTACAGCAGTAATCTTAAATTTTGCGCCTAAAAAAGAAGTTTATGCCCAGAAATATTATATTTCCGAGGAGGGAAATGACAGCTCGGATGGCTCTAAAAAAACTCCGTTCGCGACATTTAAGCATGCGCTGTCACAGCTTAAAGCCGGAGATACTCTTTTAGTTAAAGCCGGGAGCTATAGCGAAGAGATATATATTCCTTCAAGCCTGTCAGGAACTGATAGCCAGAGGATTACAATAAAAGGCTATGGGCATGGAGATGCGATCATAGATGGCGATGAAAAAAACGTTCATCTTTTAGAAATCGATGGGGCATCATATATAACTATAGAAAAACTGAAATTTGAAAATGCTGTCGGAAACGATTCGGCCGGAATATGTGTTTATCCGGGTTCAAAAGAAATAAAGCTTATAAAGAATGAAATAACTGATATCTGCATAACCGGAGATGCATCCGAAGACAATAATGCCAATGGAATAATTGTCTATGGTAATTCAACAAAAACAATATCGGATATTGAAATAAAGAAAAATTATATTCATGATCTGGATACAGGTTATTCTGAAGCATTGTCGGTTGCAGGAAACTGTGAAGACATAGAAATAAAGAACAATACTATTGAAAACATCAGCAATATCGGAATCGACTGCTCCGGGAATTATGGCTATTGTCCCGACCCTAAGCTTGATTATCCGAGAGACTGCAGCATAGAAAAAAACAAGGTTTCAAAATGCGTTTCTCCATATGCGACTTCATATGGAATATATGTTGATGGGGCACATAAGATAGAAATCAAAAAAAATAAGGTCGAAAACTGCAGCGGCGGGATAGAGATCGGAGCGGAAAACAGCCAGTCGGTAAATGCTTATGCAGCTTCGGATATCGATGTTGAAAGAAACAAAATATATGACAGCAGTGAGACAGCTATCGCGGTTGGCGGTTATGAGAAAAACCTTGGCATGGTCGGAAAAGTTAGTATTAAGAATAATCTATGCCGAAGAAATGGTGATAAGGACGGCGCCGCAATGGTCATTCTATCAAAATGCTGCGACATAAGTTTTGAAAAAAACCGCTTCTTCAATGATGATGGACGAGGTGATGTTCTTTACTCCGAAATGCCAAAAGAATATACTTATAACATCAATTTTCTAAATAACAAATATGCAAATAATGACAACGACAGCTTTGTTCTTAACAATGTCGAGCTGACTTCACTCGAAGGCTGGAAGAAAAAAGGCTGA
- the nrdG gene encoding anaerobic ribonucleoside-triphosphate reductase activating protein — MHIGEIIKADSANGPGIRVSVFVSGCRNHCEGCFQPETWNFDYGEAYTEDLEKLILEELSQPYYRGLTLLGGDPMEPENQKEIIGLLRKIRKDLPDKDIWLYTGYSFDETNGDPIPKTEYTDEILSLIDVMVDGKFVLAEKNLMLNFRGSENQRLIDMKSSLEKGKLVLDPLN; from the coding sequence ATGCATATAGGAGAAATAATAAAAGCTGACTCAGCGAATGGACCGGGAATACGTGTAAGCGTCTTTGTATCGGGATGCCGTAATCATTGTGAGGGATGTTTCCAACCGGAGACCTGGAATTTTGATTATGGTGAAGCATATACAGAAGATTTGGAAAAGCTGATACTTGAGGAACTTTCACAGCCTTATTATAGAGGCTTGACCTTGCTTGGCGGAGATCCGATGGAACCTGAAAATCAGAAAGAAATTATTGGATTGCTTAGGAAAATCCGAAAAGATCTGCCGGATAAAGATATATGGCTTTATACCGGTTATTCTTTTGATGAGACAAATGGAGATCCGATACCAAAAACCGAGTACACCGATGAAATATTGTCATTGATCGACGTTATGGTGGACGGTAAATTTGTTCTTGCAGAAAAAAATCTCATGCTGAATTTCAGAGGCTCAGAAAATCAGAGACTCATTGATATGAAGTCAAGTCTTGAAAAAGGGAAACTTGTTCTTGATCCGTTAAATTAA
- a CDS encoding DUF624 domain-containing protein codes for MNIFKKFNDWYMGNNERETEPPRSGLPRIAYLLINYTGRIVAVNMLFLLCSIPLITAPAALMALNRYLIKMYRDGYAFDMEDYFKEFKSELFRALPLGLISLSLTFYGYYLASLALNYAGSEISMILTVIGSAFIINGLLFSAYAFVMGAMLDLNLAGIIRNSFLFILIEWRSNVKIALTYIVFLFLTLTFLPFSFIPLLLFAFSLLQLFIISAVNRSVEKRILSIFKTSGT; via the coding sequence ATGAATATTTTTAAGAAATTCAACGACTGGTATATGGGAAATAATGAAAGGGAGACTGAGCCACCGCGCTCGGGTCTCCCCAGAATTGCATATTTACTTATAAATTACACAGGCCGGATTGTTGCTGTTAATATGCTGTTCCTGCTCTGTTCCATTCCTCTTATCACAGCGCCGGCAGCCTTAATGGCGCTGAACCGTTATCTTATCAAAATGTATCGTGATGGTTATGCTTTTGATATGGAAGATTATTTCAAGGAATTTAAGTCTGAATTATTCCGTGCTCTGCCGCTAGGACTGATTTCCTTGAGTCTGACATTTTATGGATATTATCTTGCAAGTCTTGCATTAAACTATGCAGGAAGCGAAATTTCGATGATCCTGACGGTGATCGGATCCGCCTTCATAATAAACGGATTGCTTTTTTCGGCATATGCATTTGTCATGGGCGCAATGCTTGACTTAAATCTTGCAGGTATAATCCGAAATTCATTTTTATTCATCCTTATAGAATGGAGATCAAATGTTAAGATCGCTCTTACTTACATAGTTTTTTTGTTTTTAACCCTTACATTCCTTCCATTCTCGTTCATCCCTCTCTTACTATTTGCATTTTCACTTTTACAGCTCTTCATAATATCCGCAGTCAACAGATCCGTAGAAAAACGTATACTCAGCATCTTCAAAACGTCGGGAACATAA